TAATTACCGGGTCTATGGCGAGCAGGATGTGCACAATCTGCGCTTCATCAAGCGGGCGCGTACGCTCGGTTTCTCGCTGGAAGAAACCGAGACTTTGCTGAAACTCTGGCAGGACAAGAGCCGCGAGAGTTCGGCGGTGAAGGAGATCGCGCTCGTCCATATCGCCGATCTCGAGCAGAAGATCGCCGAGATGAAGAGCATGGTGAAGACGCTCTCCCATCTCGCCCATTGCTGCGGTGGCGACCACCGACCCGACTGCCCCATCCTCGACGATCTCGCGGGCGCCGACAAGACAGACGGCAAGCCCGCGAGAACCCACTGAACTGCAATATCAGCCGGCGCACAAATATCGTGCCGTTCAAAAGGAGAAAACCATGAGTGCAACCACCTTCCACATCCCTGATATGACCTGCGGCCATTGCGAAAAGACCCTGCGCGGCGCACTTGCGGATGTACTTCCTGGTGCGTCAGTGGCCATCGATCTCGATGCCCATAAGCTGACCGTGACGGGCGACGCCTCAACCGCGGAGGAGGCTATCCGCGAAGCCGGTTATTCGCCCGAACGGGCGGGCTGAAATGCGGCTTCTGTTTGCGCAAATGTGAAAATGTGCTACATATGTTGCACAATGCAGGAGCGCAGACGGATGACCGTGACCACGAAAATAAGACGCCAGGGCGGCGCGGCGGTGATGACGATCCCGCCCGCTCTTTTGAAGATGCTGGGGCTGGAAATCGGTGAGCAACTGACGCTCGAGGTCGATAATGGCGCTCTGGTGGCAAGCCCGGTTCGACTGGAAAAGAAACGCTTCACGCTGGCCGAATTACTGGATGGTGCAGAGGAAGTGGCAGCTCTAAACGCCAGGGAGCGGGCGTGGGACACAGCGCCTCCTGTCGGCAAAGAAGCGTTGTGATGGTCCGCAACCAGATCCCCAAGCGCGGCGACGTTTATCTGGTTGATCTAAACCCTGTCGTAGGCAGCGAAATCAAGGACGAACATCGCTGTGTCGTCATCACGCCCAGAGAAATTAACGCGGTCGGACTCTGTCTCGTCGTCCCGGTGACCACCGGCGGCATGTTTACGCGCAAGGCAGGGCTTGCCGTAAATATATCCGGCCACAAGACAACGGGCGTCGCTTTGTGCAATCAGGTGAGAAGCATGGATATCGTCGCCCGGGTTGCCCAGAAGAAAGCGAAATATATCGAAACCCTCGATGATGCGACGATCGATGAAATCGCCGGGCGCGTCATCAGCATGATCGATCCAGCTTGAGCGAGGTTTAAACCTCGTCAAACGCTCCGCCTTCACGCGAAGGATTGCGGTCTATCACCCGTTCCTCGGCGTCGTCGGGCAGGGCCTCGTCGCTTTCCTGATAGGGGTCGTCCTCTGTTTCGGCCTCTTCTTCCTCAATTTCCTGTTCGATCGATTGTGGAATCTCTCCCTTGGCGGGAAGGGCGTCGACGTCGAGATCGAGCAAATCCTCGTCCATGGCGTCTTCACTGTGAGGCATGATCTTATTGCGGTCCATGACGGTATCCTTTCTAGCGGTTCACTCGGCAAACGACCGGCGGGGCAGGTGGGTTCCTGCCGCCGGTCAATTCCCTGATTTCGCATCGGATAAAAAAGCCCGCTTGACCTCAATGGCGCTTGAGGTTCTAGTTTGCCCGCCGTGTCGCAAAAATGGAAAGGATACGGCTTTGTCGAGTATGGAAATGGTGGAGAAAAACGGCTGGGGCGAATTGCTGAGCGGGGCTAACCTCTCGCTTCTGACCGTCATCTCCTCCGGTATAGGTCTGCACGCCTTTAATCAGTTTGCTGTCGTCACGGCCTTGCCCGTCGCCGTCAACGACATCGGCGGCGCGGGTTTTTATAGCTGGGCCTATAGTCTCTATTTCGTCGGCTCCGTGGCGGGCGGCGTCACCGCGGTGCTGTTTCGCGAACGTTTCGGCGCTCGCGCTATCCTGCTTCTGTGCTGCCTCATCTTTTCCTTCGGCTCGGTACTTTCGGCAATCGCCGGCGATTTTTTATGGGTCGTCGTCGGCCGGGCGTTGCAGGGGGTGGCGGACGGGCTGATCGTGGCGGTGTGCTATAGTCTCATTCCCGCCGGGTTCCGCTCCGGTTTGTTGCCCAAGGTCTTTGCCATCGAGGCGGCGATCTGGGCGGTGGCCTCCTTCATCGGTCCGCTGACTGGCGGTTTTGCCACCCAGCACATTTCCTGGCGCGCCACCTTCCTGCTCTCGGCACCGCTGATCATCGTGCTCGTGGTCTATACGGTGGTTGCCGTCTCCGCCGAGCGGCCGGTGGTGGCCACGCGCAGGCCGCTGGTGCCGCTGCTGCTCTGCCTTGTTGGCGCATTGGCCTTTTCCGCGCCTTCCGCCTTTGAGGATGCGAGCCTGCGGGCGATCTCCCTGCTGGCGGGCGCTGCCTTGCTGTGGGCTTCCCTGCGGGCAGGCATCCAGCCTTCCTCCGGCCTGTTCCCCAGGGATTCCTTCCGGCTGAAAACGGTGCTCGGCAGCGGCTTCTGGGTGCTGTTCCTGATGTCCTATGCCCATGCGCTGGGCAGCGTCTACCTCGCTTATGTGGCCATCAATCTCTGGCAGCATGAACCGACTTTTGCCGGTTTCATCGTCGTCACCATGCCGCTCGCCTGGAGCTTCGTGGCGATGCTGATCGGCAGCCTGCGCTCAAACCGCCTGCGGGAAATCTGCCTGCATTACGGCCCCTACCAGATGGTGCCGGGCTGCGTCCTGTTGGGGCTCGGGCTTGCGACGGGCAACTGGGGAGAGATGCTGCTCGGGCAGACGTTGATCGGCTCTGCCTTCGGCATGTCCTGGGCCGGCATCAGCCAGGCTGCCATGGAGGCGGCACCTGAAGAGGAGCGCAAGATGACTGGCGCATTGCTGCCCACGGTCGCGACGCTGGGTTCGGCGGCCGGTGCGGGTGCCAGCGGCACTGTCGCCGCCGCGACCGATCTCGTCGTGCAGATCGATCGTGCTGATGTGACGACGCCGATGCTTTATCTTTATGGGCTGGGTGTGGTTGTGTCGCTGCTGGCGATCATGACGGCGAGGGGCCTGCGGGGCGAGCGCCGGTAGAGCATTTCCAGAAAAAGTGAACCCGGCTTTCCGTCCATAAATGCGAAAAATCAAACGAATCGCCGCTCGCCCACCCGGTCAGGACTGAGTAGTGGCGATGGTGATCGCCGCCAGATAAACGACGAAGGCCATGATCGCGACCGCGCCGATGATGATGACGACGCCCTTGCCGGCGCGTTTCTTCTCCGCCTTGTTTTCATTGGCTTCGGTCGGAAACAGGATCGGGTCGCTGGTATCGCGGATTTTGGTCATGCCGTTTCTCCTTATCAGTGGATTGGGCGGTTTCGGTCTATCAACCGCCCAGTCCGCCAAAAGGTTCCTCACGGTTTCAGTGCCCAACTGGTGGCATGCACCACCGCACCGGGGTCGGCGCGGAGCAGCGCCGAACGCACCGGTTCGAAACCTTCGATGCGCTTGGTACCGACATAACGGCCGCGATTTGCAAAGACCTCGATGGAGCCGTAGTCGAGGAAAATGCGGATGCGGGATGCGCGCGCGCCCTTGGCAATGTAGTGCGGCGAAGCACCGTCGCGCCCGTCCTCATGGCGGATCCACAGGCCCGTCTCGTCGGAGACGAGACCGAGCGTGACGGTCGGATGATCGAGCGCCAGCTCGAAGGCCGCGTCTGACGAGGCAAGTTCGATCAATATTTCCACCGCGCCGTTGATGAAGGTGACGCGCTCACCGGCCGCCAGCCGCGTGCGGTCGAGAATATGGCTGCGCAGGCTTTCCGCCGCGCCGATCGGCGGGGTCAGAAGTTCGCCGTTCGCGTAGTGAATTCGGCGCGGCAGGGTCATGGAGGTGGGGAAATCGATTTCCGGATTGGCATCCGCCCAGTTTGCCAGCCAGCCGATGCCGATAATGCTGTCGCCATCCAGAAAGGCCTGAAAGGCGTAATTATCGGTGCCGAAATCCAGCTCCTGACCAAATTCCTTGGTGAAGACCTTGCCGTCAAACCAGCCGACATCGGCCATGGTCAGGTTCTTGCGGCCGGTCTCCGGGTCTTCCGAATGCATCAGCCCGTAGATCAGCACCCACCTTGTGGAACGGGCATTGGCGGGGCCATCGAGGGGCAGCAGGCAGGGGCATTCGATGGCCGTGGTCTTGTAACGTGTCTCCACCCACAGCTTGCCCACATAGGTCCAGCCGGAGGCGGCCGTGGGGTCCAGCGTCTCGTAAAGCAGGATCACGCCGCCGCCATCGCTCTGGCTGCCGAGCAGCATTTTCCACAAGCCATCGGGGCCACGAAACACGTAAGGGTCGCGGAAGTCAGGCGTCAGCCCCTGCCCATCCGGGCGGTGGGCGAGAATGACGTCTGCCTGCCCGGCCATGATGAGATCAGACGAGGTGGCGGTAAGCTGGATCTGCTGCTCGGGAATACGGTCCTGCACCTGCTCGGTGAAAAAGACCCGGATGCCTGAGCCTTCCACCAGCGGAATGGTCGAGCCGGAATAGGCGCCGCCGCGTTTGTCCGGCCGCGTCGTCAGGTCCTCGGAGGGGAAAAGGAAGATCGGTAGATGCCGCCAGCGCAGATAATCCGAGGAGACCGCATGGCCCCAATGCATGGTGTTCCAGCGCAGCCCGTGCGAATAATGCTGATAGAACAGATGTGGCCTGCCCTCGAAGCGGCCAAAGCCGTTCGGGTCGTTCATCCAGCCGAAGGGCGGGCGGAAATGATAGCTTCCCGGTAGCTCAGGTGCGGCATTGTCCGGCTTGGTATGGACGACGGTGATGCCGGTTTCCAGCACATCCGAAGCGGTGAACCAGTAGATGACGGAAACCGCCGTGGTCACCGTGTCGTAGCTCAGCTCCACATGGCCGCCGCCAAAGACCTGATAGATTCGAAAACTGAACTCTTCGGTATTGACGCTTGAAACTTCGGCGAATTTTCCGTTCTGGTTGGAGAAAGAGACAGCGCCGGCTTCGGCGTCTTTTTTCGCCTTCAGCCACACATGGAAGGTGGCGTTGACCGGCAGGTCGGTGTGAAGGGTGCGGATGGCGCTTTCCGGTTCTGCAGTTACGGCTTCAACGACGGTCATTCCCGTTCCTTTCGTTGCGGCAATTCTGGCTCAGAGAACGCAACGAATGGGACGAAAGAAAGTTCAACCGCCGCCATGCTCCCGCATCGCCGTTTCGTATTTACCGCTGACACCTCTCGCAACTGGACGTAAAAACCGCCATATCAGGCAAAAGCAGGGAGTTTACCCGTGATGAAATTCGACAATTCCTATGCCCACCTGCCGGAGCGGTTCAGCGCCGCCGTGCTGCCCACGCCGGTGAAGGCGCCGCGCCTCATCGCCTTTAATCGTACGCTGGCGGAGGAGCTTCTTCTTGACGTTGCGGACCTCGACGATGACAGGCTGGCGGCGATCTTTTCCGGCAATGTCGTGCCTCAGGGGGCCGAGCCGCTGGCCATGGCCTATGCGGGCCACCAGTTCGGTGGTTTCGTGCCGCAGCTTGGCGATGGCCGCGCCATTCTTCTCGGCGAAGTAATCGACGTAAACGGCAGAAGGCGGGATATCCAGCTCAAGGGTTCCGGCCCCACGCCGTTTTCGCGCCGGGGAGACGGGCGCGCAGCGCTCGGCCCGGTGCTGCGCGAATATATCGTTTCGGAAGCCATGTTTGCGCTCGGCATACCCGCCACAAGGGCGCTGGCGGCCGTCCTTAGCGGCGACAGGGTGCAGCGTGAAGTAGGCCTGCCGGGCGGTGTCTTCACCCGTGTCGCGGCAAGCCATATCCGTGTCGGCACCTTCCAGTTCTTCGCCGCGCGCGAAGATGACGAGGCAATCAGGAGCCTCGCGGACTATGTCATCGACCGCCACTATCCAGACGCGAAAAACACCGAAAATCCCTATCTCGCTTTGCTTCGTGGCATTGCTGAAAGGCAGTGCGCGCTTATCGCCCGCTGGATGATGGTGGGTTTTATCCACGGCGTGATGAACACCGACAATATGGCGGTTTCCGGCGAGACCATCGATTTCGGCCCCTGCGCCTTTCTCGATGAATACCATCCGAACAAGGTGTTTTCCTCCATCGATGCGCAGGGCCGTTACGCCTACAACAACCAGCCCGGCATTGCGCAATGGAACATAGCGAGGTTGGCGGAATGCCTGCTGCCGCTGCTCGATCCTGAGGTGGAGAAAGCAGCCGAACTCGCCAACGCCGTACTGGCCGATTTCGCCGCCGCCTTTCCCCAACGCTGGCTCACTGGCATGCGCGAAAAGCTCGGCCTGACCACCGAGGAGGAGGGCGACATGGATCTGATCCAGTCGCTTCTTTCACTGATGCAGGCATCGGAAGCCGATTTTACACTGACCTTCCGGCGTCTTTCCCATGCGGCCAATGGCGATGCCGAGCCGTTCCGCGGCATGTTCATCGATATTGCCGGGGCGGACGCGTTTCTGACCCGCTGGCGGGAACGGGCTGGAAGGGAAGGTATTTCCGACTCCGAGAGGTCAGCCGCGATGCTGTCGATCAATCCGGCCATCATTCCGCGCAACCACCGCATCGAAGAACTGATCGAGGCGGCGGTGGAGGATGGCGATTTCGAGCCCTTCCACGCCATGCTGACGGCCATCGCAACGCCCTTCGAGGAACGGCCGGACAATTTCGTCTATATGCAGCCGCCGATGAGCCATGAGCGGGTGTTCAGGACGTTTTGCGGGACTTGAGCATCCGCCCGGGCCGTCTTGCCGGACCTTATCCGGCATCCAGCCGACGCGCGTCCGCGCGGCGAGAGCACTCTCTCCAGCCCAAGGGCTTGGGCTGGGTGGATACCGGCTCGAGGCCGGTATGACGGAGGAAACTGAAGGCGGTCTAAATCACCCCACCCGGGCCAGCGGCTCATGCGCGCCATAATACCGGCCGAACCGGTTCTCGAGGAACTTCGGTAGCGCCACTTCCTCTTGCCGCACGAAACCCTTCTGCGGCAAAGAGCCCTCGGCCAGAAGGTCGAGAACCGTGCAGATGCCGGCGGCGGTGGTGATCTGGATGGCGCTCATCATCCGGCCGGAAACCGGGCCGGCATACACTTTGTTGGCATAGGTTTCCTGCAGGAAACGGCCGTTGCGGGTGCCGCAGACGGTGACGAAGACGATGACCACATCCTGCATGGTGCCGGGCAGGGCATTTTCGAACAGGTCCTTCAGCACATCGCGGCGGTTGCGCAGGTTGAGATCGTTCAACAGCGCCTTCATGATCGCCACATGGCCGGGATAACGGATGGTGCGGTAATTCATCGTCCGCACCTTGCCCTCCAGCGTGGCGCATAAGGTGCCAAGCCCGCCCGAGGTGTTGAAGGCCTCGTAAGTAACGCCGTCGAGCGAGAATTCCTCACGCTCTTCCAGCGCCGGAACGGCGGTGAGACGACCTTCGACGATGGCTTCGCAGGGCTCGATATATTCGTTGATCAGCCCGTCCGTGCTCCAGGTGAGATTGTAGTTGAGCGCGTTGGATGGATATTGCGGCAGCGCGCCGACGCGCATGCGCACGCTGTCGAGCTTATCGAAGCGGGCGGCGAGATCGGCGGCGACGATGGAAATGAAGCCGGGCGCAAGGCCGCATTGCGGGATGAGCGCGCTTTCGGCCGTTTCCGCCAAGGCCTTGACCTTGCGGGTGGATTCCACGTCTTCGGTCAGATCGAGATAATGGGTGCCGACGGCGACGGCCGCTTCGGCGATGCCCGCCGTCAGATGGAAGGGGGCGGCGGAGAGCACGGCGAATTTGCCCTTCAGCAGTGCTTCCAGCGCCGGGCGGTCGGCGATATCGACGATCTCGGTATCGACGCGCTCATGAGCCGGCACATTCGCCAGCTGATCTGCCGAACGGTCGGCGACGGTGATGCGATAATCGCCCGTTGCGGCCAGCATCCAGGCAATGGCTGAACCGATGTTGCCTGCGCCGATGACGACGATGTTTTTCATATTTTTGTTCCCCGCAGAAAAATTCATAGGGCACAATCATATTGCGGTTCTGCTGCGATTCGAAGCTTCACTATGTGCATATTGAAGTCTATTATTAGACGATAAGACGACAGGATTGAACACTATGGCAATCGCCGACAAGGACCGGGCGCTGCTCGCCCTGCTTTCCGAAAACGCCCGCATGCCGGTGGCGGAACTGGCGCGCAAACTCGGGCTTTCCCGTACCACCGTGCAGGCGCGAATCGAGCGGCTGGAGGCCGATGGTGTGATTGCCGGTTACGGCTTGCGGCTGTCGGAAAGTTATCTTTCCGGGCTGGTGCGCGCCCATGTGCTGATCACCATCGGGCCGAAGGCACTGCCGGCGGTGACGGCGGCGCTCACCGCCATAAAAGAGGTGACGACGCTGCATTCGGTCAGCGGCACCTTCGATCTCATCGCCATTCTCGCCGCCCCCTCGATCCTCGATCTCGATCGGCTGATCGACAGGATCGGCGCACTTGATGGCGTGGAGCGCACGCTGTCGTCGATCATTCTGTCCACGCGGATTTCGCGATAGCGATTACGGGGAGTATAGGGGCTGTCACGGGCTAAGCCGCTACCCTCTCATCATAAGCCCTCTGCGCCGCCATCACCGCCTCGATATTGCCTTCCGCCCAATGGGCGAGTGCCGCCACCGTTTCGGTCAGCGTCCGCCCCAGCGGCGTCAGCGAATATTCGACCGTCACCGGCACGGTCGGAAAGGCCTGCCGTGAAATCAGGCCGTCGCGCTCGAGCTTCTTCAGCGTCTGCGACAGCACCTTCTGCGAAATGCCCTTAATCTCCCGCCGCAGCAGGTTGAAGCGCACCGCATCCACCCGCAATTTGTCGAGTATCAGTAGCGCCCATTTGTCGGCGATCCTGTCCAGCACCATGCGGGTGGGGCAGCGATCCTCATAGACGTCATAGATGTGTTCCATCGGTTTGTTCCGTGCTTTCAGCGGCATCTTTCGGGAGAAATCCGGTTTCCACGAGGAAACCAGATAACCGAAAAGTGCTCTCTTTTCATGATTTCTCCAACGCAGTATCTGTGTTTTCGAAACATGGTTTCCATTAGATACTAAGGATATTTGAGATGACAGGCAAGATACTCGTGATCGGTTCGACAGGCACCATCGGCACACCGCTGGTTAAAGCGCTGGTTGCAAGGGGCGAAAGCGTGAAGGCGGCGTCGCGCAGCGGTAAGCCGACCAATGGCGCGGAAGGCGTGCGCTTCGATTATACCGACCACGCCACTTTCGCGGATGCATTTGACGGCGTTGATCGCCTGTTCCTCATGCTGGCCGGCGGGCGTCTGGATACCATCGATGCACTGACGCCGGTCGTCGAGGAGGCCGCACGCCGCAAGGTGAAGATCGTCTTCCTCAGCGTTCTCGGTGTCGACGCCGACGATTCCATTCCCTATCGCCAGATCGAACTGAAGATCATCGCGTCAGGCACGCCTTACGTCATCCTGCGCCCCAACTGGTTCGCGGATAATTTCCACAGCTACTGGAAGGCCGGCATCGAGCACGGTCAGATCGCCGTTCCCGGCGGCGAGGGCAAGTCGAGCTTTATCGATGTGCGTGATATCGCCGACAGTGCCGCCGCGGCGCTTACCTCCGACGCCTTTAATGGCAAGGCTTTCAACCTAACGGGCCCGCAGGCGTTTGGTTACGCCGAGGCGGCTGCGCTGATCTCACAGGCGATCGGCAAGCCGGTGTCCTATAGCGCCGTTTCGGACGACGTCTTCATCGGCATCCTCACCGGTGCCGGCGTGCCGCAGGACTACGCATCCTTCCTCGCCTCGATCTTCTATCCCGTGCGTGAAGGCTGGACGGCCGTGGTGACCGGCGACGCGGAAACGCTGACCGGCCATGCTCCGCGTTCGCTGGAAACCTATATTGCCGACAATCTGGACCGCTTGAAGGGCTGAGGCTCAAAGCGGGCCCGCTGCGCTTACGCCGGATCGGTGGAGCCGCGGCGGGCCTTGAAGAGCATCTTCAACCGCTGGATATCCTCGGCATTCCAGCCCTGTGGCTGGGTCACCTCCATCCATGCGTCGATATAATGCTCCGGCGCATAGACATGGCCATAACCCATTGGCGCCGTGGTCGCGGCGGCAACATCGAGCCCGAGCTGCAGCAGGGTGACCACCGGGAACCAGCGGAAGGACGTGGAAACGTCGGGACCATGATGCACCATCCATTGCGGCCGCCGGTAAAGCGAAGCGGCTTCGAAGAAGGTGATGGGGTCGCTGGCATATTGCAGATAGACGATCCGCATCGGACCCCAGTCCACACCGGGCATATGGGCTGTCGTATATTGGTTGGCAAAGCGGATGACGGAGGAATCGCGGAAACGCGGCAGCCATTCCGGCGTGCCCTCCACCCGGCCATTTGTGGCCATGCGCCAGGTGGGGCTGGAAAAGGGCGGGCCGCTCCACAAGGCGCCCTGGAACGGGTCGGACAGCACATCATAGAGATCGGATGATTTCTGCGAATTGAGCGAACCGAGGCTGAGGCCATGCAGGTAGAGCTTCGGCCGTGTCTCCTTCGGCAAGGTGGTCCAATAGCCATAAACGGCTTCGAACAGGGCGCGCGCCGTCTCGACGCCGTAATCCGGTTCGGTCAGCAGCGCGATCCAGCTGGAGAGATAGGAATATTGCACGGCGACGCTGGCGATATCGCCATCATGCAGATATTCCACCGTATCCAGCGCTTCCGGATCGATCCAGCCGGTGCCGGTGGGGATGACGACGAGCAGAACCTTGCGCTCGAAACCGCCGACCCGCTTCAACTCCTGAAGCGCCAGCGCCGCCCGCTCTTCGGGTGTGGCGGCGGAATTCAGGCCCGCATAGACCCGGAGCGGCTCCTTGGCCGGGCGATGGGTGAAGGCGGAAATCTGCGTGCCGGCGGGGCCTTCCGCGACGAATTCCCGCCCGCGGCGGCCAAGCGATTCCCATGTCATCAACGAGGCGCTGCTGCCGGTTTTCAGCGGATCGGCCGGGCGCGGCACGTCAGGCTCGATCAGCGAATCCACCTGTTTCAGCGAGGAATCGGCAAACTTCAGGCCGATATCGAAGATCAGCCCGTTGAGCAGCATCCATGACAGCACGATGGCGGCGGCGATGCCGAGAACATTGGCCAGTCGGCGCGGCAGGAAGTGACGGCTGCGGGCGGCAAAGAACCGGCGGATCAGCTGGAAAAGCCGACCAGCGCCGATGAGCAGGGCCGCGACCAGCACGGCAAGGCCGCCGGTCTTGGTGGGGTGGGCGCTGGGCAGCGGATCAAGCTCCATCAGAACGCGAATCGAATTCTGCCAGTCCTTCGCCTGCCACAGGAAGGCAATCGCCGTGATGGCGGCGGCAAGGGCGATGAGAAACCGGACGCCGCGGACATTGTGGCGCGAGGGCTCGGGCAGCTCCAGATAGGCCCAGATGGCATGCAGGGCAACGCCGATCATGTAACCGATGGCGAAGGAAAAACCGCACAAAACGCCTTGCATCAGCCATGTACGCGGCAGAAGCGAGGGTGTGAGAGAAGCGCAGAAGAGTACCGTGCCGAAGACGATGCCGGTTGCCGAAAGACCCGCAAACAACCGCTCAACCCATTGTTTCACCAACTTGACTTGCCCCTTCTGTCCACCGCTTGCGGCGCAAGTGTAGTATGGTGCGGGGAAGGGTGCAAATGCTGTCATTAGGATAAAAATCACAATTATAGGAAAATAATCCTTTACAGCGTGACGGTGGTTTGGTAGTGTTTGGGTACGGTCGGAGATTTGCGGGCAAAGCTGCCTTGTGTCTCTCGATATAATCACTCCCAGGCCAATCCCATGACAAGTTCCCACACTTACGACCCGGCGCTCTACGGAGCCTGGCCGGAGACGCCCGCTTATGCCGACGATGACATGCCGGAAGCCGCCCCCGAAATAAAATCGCGGGCCGACAGGCTGGCCGCCGAGGATGCGGCGCGTAATGGCAATCTGCGACAATTGCTGAATGAGCTGACAGAGGAGATGCGCCAGCAATTCTCGATGTACCGCAATATGCGGGAGGCGGGCGAGGCGGGGCTTTTGCCCGATGCCGATGATGCGCAGGCCAAGCAGGCGCGCGCCGATGTGAAAATCGCAACGGATCAGCTGTCGCTCATCGTCCGCACGCTGGAACGGATCGATGCCCTGCAACGGGTGTTGGCGCAGGAACGGCAGGCGCTTATGGCCGAGGATGAAACCGAGACCGAGGACTACGAGGCGGCGGTGGCGCATTTCCTTGGACGCATCGACGATTTGGCCGAGCAGAAATGCCGAGAGAGGCTGGAGGCGATCGCTGCGTTGGGCACTTCCGTCGGGTCTGGCTGAGGCATGGCGGAATTTTTGACTGAAACCCGCTTGCAGGGACAGGTCTTCAACCTCCTGCGCGACTGGCGTTTCATCGGCAACCTGCCGCAGCAGGCGCCGGAGGGTGAGTGGCGGACATGGCTGCTGATCGGCGGACGTGGTTCCGGCAAGACCCGCGCCGGGGCCGAATGGGTGCACGCCGTTGCTTCCGCCGGCAAACAGTCGGATCTGCGCATCGCGCTGGTGGCTGAAACACTGGGCGATGCCCGCGAGGTGATGATCGACGGCATTTCCGGCATCTGCCGCATTGCCCGCCGCCATCGTCCCGCCTTCGAAGTGTCGCGCCGCCGGCTCCTCTGGCCGAATGGCGCGATGGCGCAGGTATTTTCCTCGGAGGACCCGGAAAGCCTGCGCGGCCCGCAATTTCACTTGGCCTGGTCGGATGAGCTGGGCAAATGGAAATATCCGCAGGAAACCTGGGACATGCTGCAATTTGGCCTTCGCCTGGGCGAGATGCCACGGCAACTGGTGACCACCACGCCGCGGCCCATCCCGCTGCTGAAG
This window of the Agrobacterium fabrum str. C58 genome carries:
- a CDS encoding winged helix-turn-helix transcriptional regulator, producing the protein MEHIYDVYEDRCPTRMVLDRIADKWALLILDKLRVDAVRFNLLRREIKGISQKVLSQTLKKLERDGLISRQAFPTVPVTVEYSLTPLGRTLTETVAALAHWAEGNIEAVMAAQRAYDERVAA
- a CDS encoding SDR family oxidoreductase; its protein translation is MTGKILVIGSTGTIGTPLVKALVARGESVKAASRSGKPTNGAEGVRFDYTDHATFADAFDGVDRLFLMLAGGRLDTIDALTPVVEEAARRKVKIVFLSVLGVDADDSIPYRQIELKIIASGTPYVILRPNWFADNFHSYWKAGIEHGQIAVPGGEGKSSFIDVRDIADSAAAALTSDAFNGKAFNLTGPQAFGYAEAAALISQAIGKPVSYSAVSDDVFIGILTGAGVPQDYASFLASIFYPVREGWTAVVTGDAETLTGHAPRSLETYIADNLDRLKG
- a CDS encoding alpha/beta hydrolase; protein product: MFAGLSATGIVFGTVLFCASLTPSLLPRTWLMQGVLCGFSFAIGYMIGVALHAIWAYLELPEPSRHNVRGVRFLIALAAAITAIAFLWQAKDWQNSIRVLMELDPLPSAHPTKTGGLAVLVAALLIGAGRLFQLIRRFFAARSRHFLPRRLANVLGIAAAIVLSWMLLNGLIFDIGLKFADSSLKQVDSLIEPDVPRPADPLKTGSSASLMTWESLGRRGREFVAEGPAGTQISAFTHRPAKEPLRVYAGLNSAATPEERAALALQELKRVGGFERKVLLVVIPTGTGWIDPEALDTVEYLHDGDIASVAVQYSYLSSWIALLTEPDYGVETARALFEAVYGYWTTLPKETRPKLYLHGLSLGSLNSQKSSDLYDVLSDPFQGALWSGPPFSSPTWRMATNGRVEGTPEWLPRFRDSSVIRFANQYTTAHMPGVDWGPMRIVYLQYASDPITFFEAASLYRRPQWMVHHGPDVSTSFRWFPVVTLLQLGLDVAAATTAPMGYGHVYAPEHYIDAWMEVTQPQGWNAEDIQRLKMLFKARRGSTDPA